In Numidum massiliense, a single genomic region encodes these proteins:
- a CDS encoding esterase/lipase family protein, with protein sequence MSKKSSIVALTIVMFLSLSLAIGSVSNAMGSSTLELEETFTTVSNGWSKVERWRDTRQLFSMEDYPPDGRGDQDGQRLTFFGGVKKPHSSRFLLYYGPNYDSNPMPVPVLLVHGANDHADRAWANPNELGSYGCGAIKCPDTGLMQYLVGKGYKVFAINFPHKQGDNYYSAQQISDAITIIKDETGASKVDVIGWSKGAFAARMYVSSVTKPSGTAYANDVRKLVLIGNPNKGFDYIFRHGWWHNFSIFPECGGQVNAPSPHTEMVCYGLWNKHPELSIFNTGSGNFYPGQKQMLSRWDLKYPLPTYEQDWYTTYYGGRGLYTAGNGIDAAIAQGSLVQKILDAGIPASIETYLLSGDQNDIPTIHNEHMGPSDGVVFIESAASSEGIGNMAGNVTVQHNHLELGWASASAHQIDRWLRQ encoded by the coding sequence GTGAGTAAAAAGTCTTCTATTGTCGCTCTAACTATTGTTATGTTTCTGTCCCTTTCTCTTGCGATTGGTTCCGTCTCCAACGCAATGGGGAGTAGCACTCTTGAGCTGGAAGAGACGTTTACTACCGTGAGTAACGGTTGGAGTAAAGTTGAACGTTGGAGAGATACGCGCCAACTATTTTCGATGGAAGATTATCCACCGGACGGTCGGGGTGATCAGGATGGTCAGCGGTTAACTTTTTTTGGCGGGGTGAAGAAACCTCATTCTAGCCGTTTTCTATTGTATTACGGCCCAAACTACGATTCGAACCCGATGCCTGTTCCGGTGCTTCTCGTTCACGGAGCCAACGATCATGCCGACCGGGCGTGGGCGAACCCGAATGAACTAGGCTCATACGGATGCGGTGCCATAAAATGTCCTGATACCGGTTTGATGCAGTATCTAGTTGGGAAAGGTTACAAAGTGTTTGCCATTAATTTTCCACACAAGCAGGGTGACAATTACTATTCCGCTCAACAAATTAGCGATGCCATTACCATAATTAAGGACGAAACCGGAGCGAGTAAAGTCGATGTCATCGGTTGGAGCAAGGGTGCTTTTGCGGCGCGGATGTATGTTTCGTCTGTTACCAAGCCTAGTGGTACCGCTTACGCGAATGATGTCCGTAAGCTAGTTCTAATCGGTAATCCTAACAAAGGCTTCGATTACATTTTTCGTCACGGTTGGTGGCATAACTTCAGTATCTTTCCAGAATGCGGCGGCCAAGTGAATGCACCATCACCACATACGGAAATGGTTTGTTACGGATTATGGAATAAACACCCAGAATTGTCCATATTCAATACTGGCTCTGGTAACTTTTATCCAGGTCAAAAACAGATGTTGTCTAGATGGGACTTGAAATACCCTCTCCCAACCTATGAACAGGATTGGTATACAACATATTACGGAGGTAGGGGTCTCTACACAGCAGGTAACGGCATTGACGCGGCTATTGCGCAAGGATCGTTAGTACAAAAAATTCTCGATGCGGGCATCCCAGCGTCAATCGAAACGTATTTACTTTCGGGGGACCAGAATGACATTCCGACGATTCATAATGAACATATGGGGCCGAGTGATGGTGTCGTTTTTATAGAAAGCGCAGCTTCAAGTGAAGGTATTGGCAATATGGCTGGAAACGTCACTGTCCAGCATAACCATTTGGAACTCGGATGGGCTTCGGCTTCAGCACATCAGATTGATCGGTGGCTCAGGCAATAG
- a CDS encoding helix-turn-helix transcriptional regulator, giving the protein MHSNRTRTKKESSSKTRQTIVDLLKQHGPMDVATLSQELSITGMAVRQHLYSLQGKGLVDFEEEARPMGRPAKLWRLTSEANRLFPTGYSELTVSLIDAMKESFGQSGLDKLLHVRNKKLHDQYLARMSDATDLKEKLRRLAAIRTDEGYMAEIREQEDGQFLLVEKHCPICDAAAACTQLCQNELSLFRSLLGDDVHIERTEHLLTGENRCVYKVEEKKS; this is encoded by the coding sequence ATGCACTCGAACAGAACACGTACGAAAAAGGAATCGTCCAGTAAAACACGGCAAACGATCGTCGATCTCCTCAAGCAACACGGGCCGATGGACGTCGCTACGCTTTCTCAGGAATTATCAATCACCGGCATGGCTGTTCGCCAGCATCTATACTCCCTACAGGGAAAAGGACTGGTCGATTTTGAGGAAGAAGCTCGCCCGATGGGACGTCCAGCTAAGCTATGGCGTCTCACCTCGGAAGCGAACCGACTATTTCCAACCGGCTATTCAGAGCTAACCGTTAGCTTAATCGATGCGATGAAGGAATCCTTCGGGCAATCAGGCCTAGATAAATTATTACACGTCCGCAATAAAAAACTTCACGATCAATATTTAGCGCGCATGTCGGATGCAACTGATCTCAAGGAGAAGCTAAGGCGATTAGCCGCGATTCGCACGGATGAAGGATACATGGCTGAAATTCGCGAACAAGAGGATGGACAATTTTTGCTCGTGGAGAAGCACTGCCCGATCTGTGACGCCGCCGCTGCTTGCACGCAGCTGTGCCAAAACGAATTGTCCCTGTTCCGCTCTCTCTTAGGGGACGACGTTCACATTGAACGAACTGAACACCTTCTGACTGGGGAAAATCGCTGTGTATATAAAGTTGAAGAAAAGAAGTCCTAA
- a CDS encoding alpha/beta fold hydrolase — protein MALQTYEKRSIQTKRLNVSYLVSGKPGNEPLILIHGNVSSNLFLEDTVKLVENYHVFAPDLRGYGETEALPIDATHGLRDWADDLKSFVDALNIDQPMHLLGWSMGGGIAIQYAIDHPKDVMSITLVNPISPYGFGGTKDISGTPCYPNNAGSGGGTVNQQFVESIRTQNRSTEDANSPRQVLNQFYFKPPFRVTEDKEEAFVDSMLSTRVGEGFYPGSFETCNEWPGVIPGTDGVNNALSPKYMNLSSFVQIAPKPPVLWLRGSDDLIVSDTSFFDFAYLGKLGHVPGWPGDDDFPPQPMVSQMRHFLEAR, from the coding sequence ATGGCACTACAAACGTATGAGAAGCGTTCAATCCAGACAAAGCGGCTCAACGTCTCTTATTTAGTTAGCGGGAAACCAGGGAATGAACCGCTCATTCTCATCCACGGAAACGTATCGTCAAATCTTTTCTTAGAAGATACCGTAAAATTGGTAGAAAACTACCATGTGTTCGCCCCAGACCTTCGCGGCTACGGGGAAACGGAGGCGCTCCCGATCGATGCGACGCACGGGTTGCGGGACTGGGCTGACGACCTAAAATCTTTTGTGGATGCATTAAATATTGATCAGCCGATGCACTTACTTGGATGGTCTATGGGCGGCGGTATAGCGATTCAGTATGCCATCGATCACCCTAAAGATGTAATGTCTATCACCTTAGTAAACCCCATTTCTCCATACGGGTTCGGGGGGACAAAGGATATCTCGGGAACTCCTTGTTATCCGAATAACGCTGGATCCGGGGGCGGGACGGTCAACCAGCAATTTGTAGAGAGTATACGTACTCAAAATCGAAGCACAGAGGATGCAAACAGCCCGCGTCAAGTGCTGAATCAGTTTTACTTCAAACCGCCGTTTCGCGTCACGGAAGATAAGGAGGAAGCGTTTGTCGATTCGATGCTGTCGACTCGCGTAGGAGAAGGGTTTTATCCAGGTTCGTTTGAAACGTGTAACGAGTGGCCAGGCGTAATCCCCGGGACAGACGGCGTAAACAATGCGCTTTCACCTAAATATATGAACTTGTCTAGCTTCGTGCAAATTGCGCCGAAGCCACCCGTCTTATGGCTACGCGGATCCGACGATCTAATCGTTTCTGACACGTCCTTCTTCGATTTTGCCTATTTGGGGAAGCTCGGTCACGTACCGGGGTGGCCAGGTGACGACGACTTCCCCCCGCAGCCGATGGTTTCGCAAATGAGGCATTTTTTAGAAGCCCGGTGA
- a CDS encoding IS5 family transposase: MSVRALKAQKSSATQPQLFQFIDMEALIPKSHILRQLNEAIDFSCVYDWVAPLYTERSGRPAADPERIVRLILLSYLFNHSERGLYEILPMHAGYLWFCGLDFESIQHPDPSRPSLPDRTTLVKTRKLWRQHGIFEKLMVHVINQCIAAGLVKPDVHVGVDGTQVRANASIHSLKEMTCTPVESIEDYLARIAQQDGQAEPSSSPHDTDDDPPSSPGSADKASRKKQGLQEEATHENFHGKTFSNATHRSKTDPDARLYKKAKGQEAHLRYLIHNVTDVTSGVILSTQASIASGVAERETSMQQLAAIRFCHPTIRVCTLSADKAYGTPDYLNALFEQGMIPLVSLRNLTLEDVPTWKRQTRNPKLQRKRLAKVKAVQVKNKARLIQLSSKYRHLQKLRTRCEHIFAESKCDHGLDRARSRGLDCMQEQALLTAMVQNLKRLCRFRFKKKPTQTGILACQNPTRRTIGTKVSMFFSSLLSLIASLHLQVRRFS; this comes from the coding sequence ATGAGCGTGAGAGCCTTGAAAGCACAAAAATCATCCGCAACCCAACCGCAACTGTTTCAATTCATCGATATGGAAGCACTCATACCCAAAAGTCATATTTTACGACAATTAAATGAAGCGATCGATTTCTCCTGCGTTTACGACTGGGTGGCTCCGTTATATACGGAACGAAGTGGACGACCGGCTGCCGACCCGGAACGCATCGTGCGATTGATCCTACTTTCCTATTTATTTAACCACTCCGAACGCGGCCTGTATGAGATACTTCCTATGCATGCGGGATACTTGTGGTTCTGTGGGCTCGATTTTGAATCAATTCAACATCCTGATCCCTCCCGCCCATCGCTACCGGATCGGACGACGCTTGTCAAGACTCGGAAACTTTGGCGGCAACACGGTATATTTGAAAAGCTTATGGTTCATGTAATCAATCAATGTATTGCAGCAGGATTGGTCAAGCCCGATGTTCACGTTGGCGTCGACGGGACTCAGGTGCGGGCTAACGCTTCGATTCACAGCTTAAAAGAAATGACTTGTACACCCGTAGAGTCCATTGAGGACTATTTGGCGAGAATCGCTCAACAAGACGGTCAAGCTGAACCGTCTTCATCGCCTCATGACACCGACGATGACCCGCCATCGTCTCCCGGTTCAGCCGACAAAGCATCGAGAAAAAAACAGGGACTGCAGGAAGAAGCCACACATGAGAACTTTCACGGAAAGACTTTTTCTAACGCGACACACCGCAGTAAAACAGACCCTGATGCACGGTTGTATAAAAAGGCAAAGGGGCAAGAGGCTCACCTACGGTATTTAATACACAATGTAACAGATGTCACATCGGGCGTCATTTTGTCGACACAAGCCAGCATAGCATCTGGAGTGGCTGAACGTGAAACGAGCATGCAACAACTTGCGGCGATTCGTTTTTGTCATCCGACCATTCGTGTGTGCACCCTTTCAGCCGATAAAGCATACGGTACGCCAGACTACTTGAATGCCCTGTTCGAACAGGGGATGATCCCCTTGGTTTCTTTGCGAAATCTAACATTAGAGGACGTCCCTACATGGAAACGCCAAACGCGAAACCCTAAATTACAACGCAAACGGCTGGCCAAAGTCAAGGCCGTTCAGGTTAAGAATAAAGCGAGACTTATTCAGCTATCTAGTAAGTATCGCCACCTCCAAAAGCTACGCACGCGATGCGAGCATATATTTGCCGAGAGTAAATGTGATCACGGACTCGACCGCGCACGCAGCCGGGGACTAGACTGCATGCAAGAACAAGCGCTATTGACAGCAATGGTTCAGAACCTCAAAAGACTTTGCCGGTTCCGGTTTAAGAAAAAACCAACTCAAACCGGGATTTTGGCATGCCAAAATCCAACTCGCAGGACAATAGGGACAAAGGTTTCCATGTTTTTTTCGTCACTATTATCGTTAATCGCTTCGCTTCACTTACAGGTAAGGCGGTTTAGTTGA
- a CDS encoding arylamine N-acetyltransferase family protein produces the protein MNVSDYLQRLNVAEEPRLDWQYLGVLQARHMLTIPFENLYIMEGREIELDVNAFFDKMVVQQRGGFCYELNGLLYWLLRELGFDVFMLSGRVMRAEGGYGPEFDHMALLVRLGQDYLVDVGFGDSVRSPLPFSGDEVHDVSGTYRLQKDSLGESAYFFQKVIEGQWVSEFKFTTIPRELNEFTGMCRYQQTSPESHFTHRPIVSIATDDGRITLSGDQLTVTAGEEKKKLTIASPEQRREILRDYFGIS, from the coding sequence ATGAACGTTAGCGATTATTTACAGCGGTTGAACGTCGCAGAGGAGCCGAGACTGGACTGGCAGTATTTAGGTGTTTTGCAAGCACGACACATGTTGACGATACCCTTTGAAAATCTTTACATTATGGAGGGTAGAGAAATCGAGTTGGATGTGAACGCCTTTTTTGACAAGATGGTTGTTCAGCAGCGAGGCGGGTTTTGTTACGAGTTAAACGGTTTGTTGTATTGGCTTTTACGGGAACTCGGTTTTGACGTGTTTATGCTTTCGGGCCGGGTGATGCGCGCGGAGGGCGGATATGGCCCCGAATTTGATCATATGGCATTGCTCGTAAGGCTAGGACAAGATTATCTTGTCGACGTCGGTTTTGGGGACTCTGTTCGATCGCCGCTACCTTTCTCGGGAGATGAAGTCCACGACGTCAGCGGTACGTATCGTTTGCAGAAGGATTCGCTTGGGGAATCAGCATATTTCTTCCAGAAGGTCATCGAAGGGCAATGGGTCAGTGAGTTCAAATTTACGACGATTCCTCGGGAGTTAAATGAATTTACTGGGATGTGTCGATACCAACAAACGTCTCCGGAATCTCATTTTACCCACCGACCGATCGTCTCCATCGCCACCGACGATGGCCGGATCACCTTGTCGGGAGATCAGCTAACGGTAACGGCTGGAGAGGAAAAAAAGAAGCTTACGATTGCCTCTCCGGAACAGCGCCGCGAAATATTAAGGGACTACTTCGGTATTTCGTAA
- a CDS encoding YitT family protein — protein sequence MQQHVKNVSMVILGSFIFAFGINYFAIPNHLAEGGVTGITLLLKYLFDWSPALTNLMLNLPLLIIGWRELGRTPMVYTVISTTATSVALWMTNGIGEPMKDDMLLAALYAGVMIGIGIGIIFRFNGTSGGSAIIARLMEKHLGWSVGRSLFLVDLAVVATSAYFLGRDIAMYTIVSLYVGARVIDIVQEGVYSAKAAIIVSSAPAEISSYLIKEMNRGATLLKGRGGFTGNDKEVLYCVVNKSEISRLKKLVHHVDPYAFIVVSDVQEVLGEGFTFTEQERELLARPSNS from the coding sequence ATGCAACAGCATGTGAAAAATGTATCCATGGTAATACTGGGGTCTTTTATTTTTGCCTTCGGGATCAACTATTTTGCCATTCCGAACCATTTAGCAGAAGGTGGTGTGACGGGAATCACACTGCTTTTAAAATATTTATTTGACTGGTCGCCCGCTTTAACCAACTTGATGCTTAACCTCCCCCTCTTAATCATCGGTTGGCGCGAACTCGGACGAACGCCAATGGTGTATACCGTTATTTCTACGACAGCCACCTCCGTGGCCCTATGGATGACAAACGGCATCGGCGAGCCGATGAAAGACGATATGTTGCTCGCCGCACTGTACGCTGGCGTAATGATCGGTATCGGCATCGGCATTATCTTCCGCTTCAACGGAACGTCTGGCGGTTCCGCCATTATCGCACGGTTAATGGAAAAACACCTTGGATGGAGTGTTGGCCGCTCGTTATTTCTCGTAGACTTAGCCGTCGTTGCCACTTCAGCCTATTTTCTCGGCCGCGACATTGCGATGTACACCATCGTGTCCTTATACGTGGGCGCCCGTGTCATCGATATTGTCCAAGAAGGGGTCTATTCGGCCAAAGCGGCGATCATCGTGTCTTCTGCACCAGCCGAAATCTCCTCCTACCTCATTAAAGAGATGAACCGAGGCGCGACATTGTTAAAAGGACGCGGTGGCTTTACTGGCAACGACAAAGAAGTGCTTTATTGTGTGGTTAACAAAAGCGAGATTTCCCGCTTAAAAAAACTCGTCCACCACGTCGACCCTTACGCTTTTATCGTTGTCAGTGATGTCCAAGAAGTATTAGGCGAAGGATTTACGTTTACAGAACAAGAGCGCGAACTGCTTGCCCGTCCGAGCAACAGTTGA